TCAGAATCGAGAACAAATTCACAAAGGTTGGCAGTGACATTGTTGGCCACTTTGAGGTCACACGGGTTATCCATACTCTCCTTAAATTTCTTGGTCATTTCACAGCAGTAGAACAGCGCCTTTAGACCCATCATTTGATCACTGGCAGACAAATCCTCACGAATTCCAAGCTCAAAACACCGCATACCGTTGTCACCAAAGCTGCGGATTGAGAAAGGGCCTTTCGTGGAGTTGGATGGTGTTATCGGGGTGTCAGTAGCTTTGGGGGATGGGGTGTGGTCACTTGCAGCTGGAGAGGACACTTGCACAGGATACGGTGTCTTTGGGGACGCTGTAATCGGTATGGGGGATAGTTGAGAGGTTGGAACAGAGTAGTTGGGAGCAACAAGTCCATGCACGCGTCGTGGTTTCACTTTTTGGTTCATCATCTTGATAAGGCTCAAATTCTCATCGATAGACCCGGGCTTTTGCTTGGACTCTTCTGTTGGCTGAACATTCACTTGGTTGGGGAAGGCTGCTTCGGGGGTAACGAGAGGGGACTGTACCAAATCTCCGAGGCCTGAAAACTGTGGATATTCCATTGGAACAGAATCTGGTGTTTGAGGGACAAAATCAGTTTTTCGCACTGCTACAGCATGTTGTTCATTGAACACCATCCCTCCAGGTAGAGAGAGACTGCATGGGCGTGTCTTGTCAAAGTCGTTGCCAAGTCCAATTACCATTGATGAATCTGGGGCACCAGCGTTGCTAAGTGGGGTGTATCCTGAGTGGGCACTGGAGTTGTCGTACGAGTACGAGTTGTACTCGTTGTTTAGGAAATCTGTAATCATTGGCTCGATCTGATCGATTCCGGCAAGTTCTTGGAAGAGCTCCTCCGATAGAAAATCACCAGATGCCGTGGGTGTGTACGGCAGTATAGTGGAACCACTTTGGTTGTTTTGTGGGTCATCGGACAGAGCAAAACTCAAAGCTTGTGTGCTCGATTGCAAAGCTTCGTAGAAGTGGCTGTTGATCATGGCATCCGATAGCACCAGAGTGTCATTCTGAGAAGTCCGGCTTGGATACTGGGTCAAATTGTTCTGCGAACTTGGGTCAGGCTGGTTGTATGTGGTCTGGTTGTTGGACTGCCTTGGGCTGCCCGGGTTGATAAGACGTTGTACGTTGTGCGCTCGACCATTCGGATCCAGGACAGCACTGGTACCCCCGTCAGAGGTTTCACTGACTTCAGAGCGGACATTGgaactgtttgtgtgtgtgtgtgtgtgtgcgtgcgatTGAGTATGTACGTATTAACAACTATATACAGCATACACAATGACAAAGAAAGATACAATAGGGTGTGTGTAGGCTAGGCTAAGAAATAGACTGCTTTAAAAGCAAAATGGGTGCATGTTGCAATTTTATGCGCACCTGCTGAAAATCTGCTGCATGTCCATTACAGCATCAGACTGTCCGTCACTCGACTGAACAGCTACCGAGTATTCTGTATGTGCATAGTGAAGCAGCTACAGTCATACACAGGCTTTGAACACAACAACTTTATAATCAATTTTTACAAGCTAGACACGGCTGGGTTTTTTAGCGAAAGTTTGGTCAATTTTCAACGGCACAACTCACCCATAAGTGTGTCTTGATCCATAACACTCTGGGAAACTATTTGAGAGGTAAAAAAGTCCAAATGCGCCTGGTGCTCGACTGACTGTCTTTAACGGTAGCTACTTGGAATTGGATTCGCGATCACTAATCATTGTATCCACCCAAATTTAGGAATAACGTCATCTGAAATTGTCTAAACATAGAATTCTTTCAactcgttcaataagataaaaacGGTTATTATTTCCTGCTGCCATCTACACATTAGATTGTTGAAGTGTAGCATGGTAGATCTAGAATCTATggattatatattatattgaGAGTTAGACAAGAACATCAAAATGTAATACAAAGCCTGGGGACGAGGTTAATACAAATTGCATTGAAGCAGCCTGCCAATGCCAACAAATAAgtcaacaaataattatgctactaaTTATAGTTCAGTTTAATAGTTTTTCTTTCTTAAGCTTATGCTTGAGCTGTCTGTTGGCCGTATCGATCGCTCTAATACATTCTCTCCACGCATTGATCTTGGGTTTCCCCGGTTCGAAAGGCCAATACCGAAAAACGTTTTCTTTAATAACATCAATCCAATCAGGATCCAATTTCTTCTTTCTTTTAGTACCTGATACATTAGACACCCTTCTTTCCTCCTCACTGAAAATACGTCGATTCAAATTGGCAGCAAAATTTGGGCGAGATTTTGCATTACTTGCGATTTCAATCAATACTGAGGAAAGTTCACCATCCTGCAACTTCTTACGGAACTGTTCCCAATCCATCAAGAGTATTGGAGTGGATACTTGAGGTATGATTTTGTCAGGTGGAGGGTTGTCGTAACGGCCACAATGTGTACAAGGTTGAGAGGGGAAACTGTCCTGTTCAGTATGAGGGGGTTGTTTCATCGGCTGCATTAAATTGGTAGAACCACCATTCAGAAGGAGGATAGCTTGAGCTTGATTTAGTGGAACTAGCTGTCCAGCTTGATTGAGTTGTGTCAAATCAACAGTCAACGGATCTATGTCTTTGATTCCTTTTAACATCTGTGCAAGCTCTTCACTGACCTCTGTTTTGTCTCCAATAGATACGCTCAAGTTGTTGTGTGGTTCACTATCTAGTTTAAGACTCAGGTGCTGATTTCCTGCTTTGAATGCCTGGGTAAATACACCGCTATCAAGGTTTCCAAGAGTAGATTTTGCTTTGTTGTCTTGAGCTTGAAGCGAGTCATGGCTCAGTAGTTCAAGTTGACTGAGTACCTGCAGGTTCGGAAAGTAATAAGTAAGTATACAGTCAAGCTATTAACACTACCTTGTGAGTGGAAGGTGTGGAGTAAGAAGCCTCGACAGGAGTAGTCCAATTTCCAGTCTCTAAGTTATGGCTACTTGCTGTGCTAGGCCTTTCAGTTGTCTCTTGATACGAGGTAGCAGCAATAGCAGGCATTTCTTCTTGGGCGGTTTTCCTCATACACCATTCGTAAGTTGCAGGGCCGAAATCGTCGAGGAATGGCTTGGGGTCTGGGGCTTGTTGCAGTTGTAGTGGCCAATCAAATCTTCGAGCTGGAGAGCCATATGATTCGCTAGTGCTCATCCAACTTGAAGATGAAGAGGTACGGGCAATCACCATCTGTGAGTCTGCGTACTCGTTGGGAGTGTTTGGGCTAGCAATACTCGCAGGTGGGTACGAATACTGGGATAATGGAGGCCTGCATGTGTGAGAGTGAACAATTTAGGAGCTattatacctacatgtacatgtacctacatgtacatgtaccttgtatAACCATTATGGAAAAGCAGACTGCTCTCATTTCTTGACGTTTCTGGGTAGACATTACGTGAAGTTTCTGTGCTGCTAATTCCAGGTCTGTGCATGTGGgtatggtaataattatgttatttcATGTTGATTAGTTTCCACATCCACGAAAAGGCTTTATATTTTCCAAAAAGTAAAGCACGAGAGGTCCAACACTGCCCATTGTATCAGAATATTTCCTGATTatcgacataattatacataagcCCATCCATAGACTGACTAATAAGCATGCAACGAAATTATAGTTCATTAAAGACTACAATTGTACATGTGCTAAGTATCTCCATATCGAGTACTTAATTGGATTTGTTTCCACGGGATAAAACGATCATACTGTTTTACCTGTAGTAATCTTGTTGCTGCTGTAGGCTCCATCCTCCAGCCTGACTTTCGCTGGGCTGACAAACTGGAGAGCCGGGGTAGAAAATAATAGTCAGTGAATAATAGTCAGAGCACACTTGTAAACGATCCCCCCAGATGTTACAGCAATTAGCCTAATCACTACACAGGCTCTAGGAACAACCTTTCAATGGTGGTGTACTAacacgataataattatagcaatattCTAAAGAGTCAACAGGGCTGTATCAGGATTTTAGATCAGGGGGGGCGAATTGAGCAAATgaaaaaagggggggggcgaagtcatcagaattatagcagtacaaatgcctattaatgaatctgccagatcctaggggggTCGAAACTGTGcccaggggggggggcaaaatacCCCCCGCCCCCCCCCTCAGTGCAGCCCTGGTCAATAGTCCCTCTGGACTCACTTAGGTTTATAGTTATAGTTAGTTAGGTTTATAGGGCTAGAGTTTACAGTTTATTACGAAAGGGACTGTTTTAATAATAGCTGTTGTGGATGCtctggtggggggggggggcaatggcggatccaggggagTTTCAGTGATTTCAAATGAAACTCCCTTTGGCTAAGAGATCTGATCAACCAACTAACCGTAATTGAtccacttctgagtggcgcatctCAGATCTTTTAGAACCCCAAGAGTTACGTTTAGCCCAGCTGGCGCTTATGTTCTACacagctagtatagtatagacaTTTTACAGAatatgggcgtggtctagctcagttcCACTTGCTAGTGTACCGTTGTTCAGTAGTACAGTATGATGAAGTCAAGATGCAGGGGGtgatgtctcaaacaagcctttttataagcgccagaaaaaaataatgGATTCAAGGCAAGTCAAAGTTTGCAATGACACACCTGTGCGTGCACACGCGATTTTTTTTTCAATGAGCGAGCGCGCTTTGCGCTCACACTATTATTTGAAACCCCTTTTCCTTGATCCGCCTCActgcatgggggggggggttaattTACAGCGCAGGTTCATCTACGACGTGCTGATAGATCAACAGTATGGTACAGATACAACACTGTATAGGCCTACCTTCATCTGGCAGATCAAGATTGCTTCCTTTATAACTGTCCATGCTTTCTCATTCACACGTTACCGTAGCTTACAACAGATCTGTTTCTTCTGTCTGCGCGCCTCTTCACAGTGTTGTGTGCTGAGCTAGTTGTCAGTTTAAGCTAGTTAGGGCATTATCTTAGCTTAGCTTTGTTTATATAGCTCAGTGTTGCGTTTAACCGAacgcacacgtacacacgcaCGCAGCAAACTCAGTTTGTAATGAACGTcagtactgtataattattgttccagAAAACTAGTCAGGAGGAGGGGTGTGTCCTACTGTAATCATTAGCCTAAGCTTCCGCTTTTGAAGGAAATTGTCTTCATGATGTGCGTTTCTTTACACGTACACAGGCACCATAAATTACAGCCAACAAATAGATCCTACATCTCTTGTAGTACGGTACTTGAGCTCAGAAAGTTTATAGAGTTCTCAAGTTTAGACATGCCTATCGAAGACGTTGAAAAGATAGTTCGCAAGGAGCCCATCGAGAACTACTACGATGTTGGAAATGAGCTTGGAAGGTGAGAGCAGTGCAAGTGCATTTTGTCGTGTCTAGTTGTGCTGCAGGTCTAGCTCTGCACAACTATAGCTTGTACTTATGCAAACATTACAAGCTTTAGTATTCACATGTGTGGTGTGAATTTGCTAATTATATATTATCGTAAATTTGTAAACATTGTGCAGAGGAAAGTTTGCCATCGTGAAGAGATGCACCGAGAAATCAAGTGGTACCCAATTTGCTGCTAAAGTACTAAAGAAACGTCGGCGTGGTAGATCCGTCCGAGAAGATATTCTTGTTGAGATTGACATAATGAGACAGGCCAATGGTAATGGCAAGCGTCCCAGAATTATCAAGCTGTATGAGGTTTTCGAGAGCTCCCATGAATTTCACATCATTCTTGAACTGTAAGTATTCTTTGTGGGTATCCAGAATGTAGCTGTGGTAGCTGTGGGCTCCTTTGGGCAAACCACATTTCCTCAACTTAGTTGCTTGTCTGCATACACATCTTCATTGTGTTCAAACATAGTCAATTCCCCTTTACAGAGAAAGCTTAGGTTGCATTGTATTATCGTGTTAGTACCACCATATAAAGTTATTTCAAAGAGATTGCGGTTGTTCTTAGAGCCTGTGGAGTGATTAGGCCAACACACAGAGTGTTCCAAGTTAGCTTGCTAGGCTGTAACTTGTTTGCCCTGAGGGATTAGTTTGcaagagtgtgtgtggttttcCAGCCAAATAGCTGAGTGAATTTGGCTCTGTCTAGTTTATGTAGGAATTGTTTTACAAAGCCATCCCACAGTTTTCAGCATCACACAATGAACCTGCAACAGTCTTGTAATAGCAAGATGTGTGTTAcagtatagttataacactGTTCTGAGCACATGCAGCTTATGATGTGCCCCACTAGCTGTTGAAGCCAGCAATACTTGTAAGGTTGTAGTCTTAACACATCAAAGGGATCACCACCCACTTCAAAGGGAAAGGCTCAGCTGCTCCCTCTCACAGGCTAGCTAACATGTCACTTATTTTTAGTGGACTAAAAACTGCTCAAGTTAAACGCATGATATTCTTACTATAAGCATGTCTGTGTCGTGTATATTTGGCTCTGTTCTTTCTACTCGAATTCTTGGGATACCTAGTCGAATTACTCGATGATTCCTTTAAAGACATTGTTTGCTACATTCAATCACTCCACCCACATCGAATATCTCGCAGCTAGCATGCCTTCAGTTGTCATAGCTACCTCCTCTGGGCCTTTAAGACACGCTAAAGTTATGTATACGCTCTCAAAAGAGAGATGGCATTTCAGTGATTTATTGTCAAGGGCTGTGCCTTGTTTTGTGTGGTTGCTTAGATATATTGCATTCTTTTCAAAGTGTGGCCAGATAGATGAATGTCTCCACTGCTAACTTTTTCTATGTCAACAAACAAGTATTATAGAGGAGAAAACTTCAATTagatgatataataattatatatacgtaataattatactcctaTAGCTAAGATCTCTTGTACTTAGATCTGAAGTGTGTACAGCATGCATCAAACTTTCCAGATATGTTATATTACTTAATTGTCACATGCATTGTCTTGTTCAATGAACTATTGTAGTTGCTTGATATTGTCTATATAGCTAGACTGGTTGCTAACCAGCGGGCCTTATTCGATCACCCTAATCCCGTTAGCATGGCCGCTAGTCACATGTTTTTGTAGTGGATGATGGCTTTGACTCAACATGCACCCATAAGTGGCTACTGTTACCAAAGCTTTTAGCCATTGTTCACATGTATAGTAGAAGTTGTTTCATATTGCATATACTGATCAGGGGAAAAATACACCAGCACTATCTTTTTCTCTCTGCACATACCTTAAGTTTTTGCTTTTACTTGTAAGTTACCTGTAACTAGCCAATGTTCATCCAATAGTCCACCTGTGAGTGTTCTAATTAACCACTACCTTCACAAGTTGCTTTGGGTTACCATACAGCCACTAGACACTACATAGTGTGTCTCCAGGGTGTGTGATTTGATTGTATATACTCCTACCTTCATTAGTGGCCTATTTGTTCTCAGATTAGTAGATATTGgaagtataaaattattagGAGCTATAGCATGATAATAAATACTTGTAGTAGGGGCCTTTTTTATAGCCATGATGATATTACGTAGCTTGAGTATTTGATTAACGGATGTCTGCTGAAAAAGAAATTATGCATATCTATGCTGTATGTACCCTATTCAGTAGTATTTGTAACAGACAAAATGCAACCATTTATGATCAGTAGAGCAGTAAGAAAGGGAAATGAGTAATAAGATTACCTCTACCCTCCCACCCTCacaacctcccccccacacacgcacacattcACAGGGCTACTGGTGGAGAGTTGTTTCGAGTGATAGCCATCGAGCCATTGGTGGAAGAGAAAGCGAGAGAGGTGGTGTTTCAAATCCTGGAGGGAGTGGAACATCTCCACACACTCAACATTGTGCATCTGGACTTGAAGGTATGTAGTTTCTCACACCTGGTCACTTTGATGTTGTATTGTCAGCAGACATTGTCCCATTGTAAGCGTATTCATTGGTGTTAATGTGTCATAGTGACAAGTCTGGCACTGTGCATGGAATGTGTGGAGTGTTTATGGAATGTATATAATGATCATTGTTGACTTCACTGGTCTGTCCCATAAAATAATAAGAAGTATAAGAGATCGTTTCCTTTCATTTCTTTCCTTCCTTAAATGCACCTGTGAAGTCACATCTTAGATCATATATAGCCCACGCATTGCTCATGCAGGCAGTGAGTTGCTttgatcccccccccccatgtgtgtgttgtttgtgtgtcagtgtgtgcatagggGAGGGGAGTTAGTGTTGTGTAAGAGGATATACATTTTTGTTTGCTAATTAAGTGGCCTAATTAACCTGCTGATTTGGGTGATTTAATTAGCTCATGATTTGATTACAGACCAATTTTAGTCACTGTTGTGACCTTAATTTATCCAAATGTGATTTGATTCTCAAGAAGCTCAGCAAACCTCTCAAATGATTGTCAGATTGATCATTCCCCCAATGAACATGttataaatatatatacccaagcaatataattattatacccacTGCAGATGAACTtcaacattattataataattatagtccctGAAATTCAATACAACGTATTTGAGGGTCCAGTGttgacgtataattatactgattcaTTTCTGTGGctgtatgaataattatgagctctCAAAACCATCTGAGAAATGTTTGCTATTCTCTCTGAATGGACAACACAATTACTCAGTAATGTATCCCCAACGACCCCAAGGATCAAATTCACTAATTCCGTGCCTGAAGTAATTTGTCACACACGTCACGCACGCACAGTGATACCTTAACTTCTCTGCAAGAGAGAATCTAGGTCTTCTTTAATTTTACTGTCAGCTGTATGATTTGAGGATCTATATAACTTGTGCCTAGAGCATCCGATTCCTATAAGAAAGCTttcattctgtagctcttaaGGAACTAGTTCGTTACAGGCAGAGAATCCTAGATTGTTTTGTAGAGAGCTATAGACGtattgttttttttttattgcatATAGCTACAAGCCCTATATAATCAAGTATACATATAGCCATAGAGATTTGATCTCACCATATACAGTAGTTCCCCAGCATTCCCCAGTATTTCCAGGCTGTATCAATGCTCTGATGGTTTTGCTCTGGTATGGCAGTTTTTGGCAGTGGCAGCAGCTGCTATTATTCGAGTAATTGCTGAGCATTGGCAACTAGCAACCTACAAGGTTCCGGCCAAGATGCTTAGCTTGTGAGCTGTGCTGCTCAAAGGGTTCTTTAATTACAAAGTTATGATGTAAGAGCGGCGAATTCCAATACTTGGAACTTGGACCAACATTATTCTAGGATGCGTACATTTTTCACACTATCATAAAAAATATTTTGGCGCATGCACACAAACTTTTCTGCACCTATTTTAGTTTCCTTGTTTGTATACGCACACATATTGTATAAAACTGTCTtcttctcacacacacacagcccgaGAATATCCTGCTGTACCGTAAAGGATCTCTGGACATTAAGATTGCCGACTTTGGCCTTTCTGTGCAAGTGAAGGAGGGACAAGAAATGAAGAACCTCGTGGGAACAGCCGAATATGTCTGTAAGTCTAACTAAATCTCAAAAGGGGAGGTGGGGCGTTAGAAGATCAAAGCATTTCATACATGTCCTGACTACATCAAAGATGTATAGAGCATAAATTCTACTTTTTAAAATTAAAAAAGATTTCCACTAGTGTGTTTATGCACTAATGTGGTATCATGGATCGGTCTAATGGTCCACAAAAATGCCTTGATCTTTTCACCAAATCAGAGAAGCATACAGCCCAGACATTAGTTTCTCATGCAATACAACGGTAGTTAAGTGTGTGTGCTTGGAGTCTAGCTAGGAATGTGCAGCACATGTGCTTTAATCCGTGTGAAATGAAAGGATGTACGTAGTGAGGTTTGATCTAACTTCCATTTTGCAAGTGTTGGCTTCTCCTAGCTTCTGTCTTGCTTGTGTTGTCTGAGTTTGTGGGTTTCAATCCTCGTGTCTTAGTTGGTTTCTACCGGCGATGGTAGTGACTGCTCGGGTATCAACAGTTTACATTTCTGGACTGCTTGAGATGCCTTTACTAACGGGATCCTTTCATGTGTTGTTTTAAGTACTAGCCGCAGCTCTGTGCAAAAAATACCAAATTATGTCGTGAATAGTATTGTAGGACTAGAGTTTATGTTTCTAATGCTGTAATTGTAATAGAGTTGATATTTTATGCATAACTGTACGTAACACTAAACACATTGATTATGTAGGAATGTGACTTAAGTTAATTAATATGCTGACTAAAAATTGCCGTGATTCTATTATTTATTCGCACATTTCGTTCACCCCCACAGAAGCCTTTCTCCATAGGCTTGTATATCGAGTAATCTAACAGCTTCTGATCACTCAAAGTGCTCAAATGTTCCTTTTTAGGGCGTGATTGGTCTCGATCAGAACGGTAGTTTATTAGACCTTTATTGGGCCAAGTGTGCATGGAATGTAATATCACCGACGTAGCTCTTAGCATGTACAACGTTATTCTTTAATAGTAGACTTACTCTCTTTGCCACTAACTATATGGACCTATACATTCTTCCGGAATCTAATTCTTGGCCTTCTCACGCGATATCCAACAGTTGTGTAGTACGTGAGCACAATATTGTCTCCAGTTCTCATGGCTAGCTGATTGTTTGTTGATGAAGGAGCTCTTGTACTTTGGAATGTCTGTAGTCTTGGTGATCAGACCTGTTAGCTGTGTTGATCTGGACGGCAAGTACCTGTTGTTCTCATGTTCTAGACATGTCCAcctacaagtgtgtgtgtccacATGTTGACTAATTTTGTTTAATGTTGCATGTTATCATACAATTGCACTACTGAACCCAAAATGTTTGTTGAGTGAAGATGTGAGTTATGTCTGGTTTCAATATCAGAGGGCTCCTGTTCTGATTACAGTGTCTTTGAGCTATACAATATCGTGTACTGCAAAGTATgcaagactgcatgcatggcttagcaTTACACGTACCTTTTATCAGGTTACCATTCTCACATGTTATATGCACACCTCTGGGTCATTAAGTAATACTACCACATATCATTGACATTAATGTGTTTGTACGTGCAGCTCCGGAGATCTTGAACTTTGAGCCCCTGAGCACGTTCAGTGACATATGGTAagtacgcatgcatgcatgtatgcacactcACTGTACTTTTAGTAATACTCCAGCAAAAACTATACAGCCTAATTTGCTGCAACTTCATTCCCTATAGACTTCACTCTAAGTAGTGGAGTCTGTTGAAGCAAGccacgtatatatatagaagttAATTGTGTGTTTCCCTGTTAGTCTTATTAGTAGTGCATGACATAACGTTATGTTTCTGTATTACCTTAAGAGTTCGGTGGCCATCtgttgactgtgtgtgttgtatgaTCAACACCCAGTGCCTCAGGGCCAAACACTGCACTTGGGGGGATCGTGAGTGGGGTCCATTTTAGGAGATTGATGAAAACAAAACACAGGctttatttatttattgtgTATCCTAATGGAAGGCACATGACTCTGCATATTGagatgggtgtgtgtgtgtatgctgggTGTAGTGTTTTCATTTATTGTTTTTATTCTTGCAGGAGTATTGGAGCTCTGACCTATGCACTGTGAGTGGCTGTTGTGTTGTGCTTTATGTTATAATACTGCATCCTGTACGGTTTGTGCTCGTGCAGTTTGCATATAGAGAGAGCATGCGTTTCTGTAACAACTATTGGATGCCCTAAACTAGCCCATAAATTATTGCAAAATGCTTATAATTTAGTGATTAAATAGCACACGTACCTCACCCTATGTAAACTGTTTAAAAATGTCATGCTCCATATGTAAGTATAGCTAAAGAGTTCTCCCATGATACCACAAGTAACCCCATTCCCTCTTACAGGATGACTGGCTACTCCCCGTTCCAAGGCGAGACTCACCAGGAGACGTTCCTCAACGTGTCCATGGCTGACTATGACTTTGATGATGAGTTGTTTGAGCAAGTCTCTAATGAAGCGAAGGATTTTATTGAGAAACTGCTGATACTGCGTCCAAAGTAAGTCGATTACCATGcacacatatatatatatgcatgctatCAGTAAGGCAACTCGACAATAAATAAGTCATGCAACTCtagctagtgtgtgggtgagCACAAAAAGGAATCAGTGTCAGTAATATTATTTATTTGCAGTTTTAAATTAGACAGGTGGCCTTGGCAAAATATTAGTGATCTCTGATACCACACAAGGACTTATTCCGCCCACTATTATTGTGTgcaaccacccactcactcaagCACCGTTCTCTCTTACTGGGTTACGACGACCATATATAGTCATTACCCACCTCTGCATATCTTTATCTATAAATACCTTGATATTTGATTACTTAAAAGGCTCATAGTATTGTCCATTATGGCCAATATATCGGATTACAGCTAAGCATGTGGCCGTAATTGTATGTTGCATTAAACCTAAATGCTATATACATCACTATACCAACAAGTTTGTATTTAGTCAGACAGTGCATGGGCtttgtgtgtggtatgtgttgTGTATATATGGTGGCATAAACAATGCTGGCTCCAATCGGCTGAGGCATCTCATTTGGCCCATTGAATTACACTCCAGTCTAGGGATTACTTGAATGCATTGTGGTCATAAATGGTCATGCTCTGATGATTTGTGGGTGTTGTGAGAAATCCCATAGGCTTCAGGAGACTGCCAGTTTATTATGTCTGGCTGATTGTATACCTGCTAATTACTGCTTCAATTGCTTCCCTTTTCATTCTGTAACATAAAGACTGTTGATTCACActccctctccccccccccccccccacacacacacgcagaaaGAGACTCACAGCTGCTAAGTGTCTACAGCACCCCTGGATGAAGGCTCGTAGTGCCAACCTGAACAGTTCAACCTCGTCCCTCGATTCAGCCGTGTGTATCGACTCCACCTCATCCATGGAACCATCTCCTTCCAGCTCCACCTCCTCCTCATTTGAACCCGCTCCCTCTACTCCCACGACAACCTCGGCACCGATCATGTCCAAACCAGAGGATGTCAAAAAGCTCAGCCAAAGCCTCACAACATCTTTAGTCACCGAGAGACACGTAGCTGACTCAAAGCCAAAGAACAAAGACACTCAAAGTGCTCCAAAAGAGATAGAAAGCTCGTCAAAGAAAGATGTACAATCACCTGAAACTTCCATTCCTGAACTACAATCTACCAAAGGAGATGGTGTGCAAGCTCCGCCCATTTCTCCCCCGTTGAGTACAGGGTCTAGCACTAGCACCCTCCGAGGTGGTGATTCTTTCGAGAGTATTCCAACACTCAAAGAAGACACGGGAAAATCGAAAACAAAAGTGGATCTGACGGACAGTGGCGCAGAAAAAGAGGTGTCACCGAAATCTAAAAACGC
The Halichondria panicea chromosome 14, odHalPani1.1, whole genome shotgun sequence DNA segment above includes these coding regions:
- the LOC135347599 gene encoding uncharacterized protein LOC135347599, translating into MDQDTLMEYSVAVQSSDGQSDAVMDMQQIFSSSNVRSEVSETSDGGTSAVLDPNGRAHNVQRLINPGSPRQSNNQTTYNQPDPSSQNNLTQYPSRTSQNDTLVLSDAMINSHFYEALQSSTQALSFALSDDPQNNQSGSTILPYTPTASGDFLSEELFQELAGIDQIEPMITDFLNNEYNSYSYDNSSAHSGYTPLSNAGAPDSSMVIGLGNDFDKTRPCSLSLPGGMVFNEQHAVAVRKTDFVPQTPDSVPMEYPQFSGLGDLVQSPLVTPEAAFPNQVNVQPTEESKQKPGSIDENLSLIKMMNQKVKPRRVHGLVAPNYSVPTSQLSPIPITASPKTPYPVQVSSPAASDHTPSPKATDTPITPSNSTKGPFSIRSFGDNGMRCFELGIREDLSASDQMMGLKALFYCCEMTKKFKESMDNPCDLKVANNVTANLCEFVLDSEGHKLISKVPRDCVPLEKFLSDNSEKIDLRGRQLIVQQVLNALANIHTGGSEDRMSFWGSFLVWVDRKMRVYLLLDFPVMLAKMEQSQLMAGFDPRIEDMKAVKQMYDDVFKPYISSASSWPSPGLVKLLGKRFEDILSRPSSGSRMAEIARNFGERRMCKIEVDVLSLDTVIYCLEHETLQRALSPLENVIPPHISTAWEIANLHTRRTVGKEDIAIAGGAMKLQLCPCFDVPSPYKDGLLIFSKF
- the LOC135347615 gene encoding uncharacterized protein LOC135347615; amino-acid sequence: MDSYKGSNLDLPDEVCQPSESQAGGWSLQQQQDYYRPGISSTETSRNVYPETSRNESSLLFHNGYTRPPLSQYSYPPASIASPNTPNEYADSQMVIARTSSSSSWMSTSESYGSPARRFDWPLQLQQAPDPKPFLDDFGPATYEWCMRKTAQEEMPAIAATSYQETTERPSTASSHNLETGNWTTPVEASYSTPSTHKVLSQLELLSHDSLQAQDNKAKSTLGNLDSGVFTQAFKAGNQHLSLKLDSEPHNNLSVSIGDKTEVSEELAQMLKGIKDIDPLTVDLTQLNQAGQLVPLNQAQAILLLNGGSTNLMQPMKQPPHTEQDSFPSQPCTHCGRYDNPPPDKIIPQVSTPILLMDWEQFRKKLQDGELSSVLIEIASNAKSRPNFAANLNRRIFSEEERRVSNVSGTKRKKKLDPDWIDVIKENVFRYWPFEPGKPKINAWRECIRAIDTANRQLKHKLKKEKLLN